The Oncorhynchus nerka isolate Pitt River linkage group LG3, Oner_Uvic_2.0, whole genome shotgun sequence genome includes the window AGGCAACGATGAGACAACTTGATGGTCCAATCGTGACCTGGCTGGCAACACATTCGTACCAACCAGAGACAAGCGTGTAGGTTACACATGTGTAGTAAGGATGTGGACATATCAACAAACTAATGCATATTAGTAACAAGACATGACACCAGTGAATTATTTTTGTTTAATATACAAAAGAGAAGACAAGGATAGCACAAAAAGTGAATATAACAGACAGGTGTGCTACAGATTGAGGTAATTATACAAATCTAATTTTGTGAGAAATGTGTTTCTTTCCACACGATCACTTAAGTCTTTCTCAGTCATTTGTAAGCTGCATGTCATCCGACAAATCATTCAACAGCTTTACCCTGACCTACAATAAGTCATGACAAAAATAGTAGCATAATACGAATACAAAAATCTCAGTGAAAACAAAAACATAGCTTATTCTCTTTCAAACAAAACCAgttgtattcagaccccttaaccttttccacattttgttacattacagcctttttctaaactaaatctattttaaatgttttcctcaatctacttacaataacccataatgactaagcaaaaacaggtttagaaatgttatCAAACGTATCAACAAAAAAATGATTCCTTacaaatgtattcagaccctttgctatgagactcaaattagctcaggtgcatcccgtttccattgatcatgggctccagagtggcgcagcggtcaaggcactgcatctcagtgcaagaggggtcactacagacactggttCGATTCCAGACTGTGTCACAgcaggctgtgattgggagtcccatagggatgTTAGGAATCAGCAAGACTATTCCTGGAGCTGGCCGCacatccaaactgagcaatcgggggataagggccttggttagggaggtgaccaagaacccaatgttcactctgacagagctctagagctcAACAGATTACACCAATCTGCAGCattacaccaatcaggcctttatggtagagtggccagacggaagccactcctcagtaaaaggcacatgacagcccgcttggagtttgccaaaaggcaccaaaatgactctcagaccatgagaaacaagattctctggtctgatgaaactaagattaaactctttggcctgaatgccaagcgtcatgtctgaaggaaacctggcaccatccctatggtgaagcatggtggtggcagcatcattctgtgggggtgtttttcagtggcagggactgggagactagtcaggatcaagggaaagatgaaaggagcaaagcaCAGAGATCCTGCTCGAGAGGGCTCAAgacctcagattggggcgaaggttaaccttccagaaggacaacgaccctaagcacacagccaagacaacgcataagtggctttgggacaagtctctgaatgtccttgagcggcccagccagagcctgaagttgaacacctctggagagacctgaaaatagctgtgcagtgacactccccatccaacctgacagcgcttaagaggatctgcagagaagaatgggagaaactccccaaatacaggtgtgccacacttatagcgtcatactcaagatgactagatggctgccaaaggtgcttcaacaaagtactgagtaaagggtctgaataataatGTAcattggaatatatatatatatatattttttttaaagattcctaaaacctgtttttgctttgtcattatgtggtattgtgtgtagattgatgagaaaaaaaaacaatcgAATCCATTTTAAAATGAGGATATAACATaagtaaatgtggaaaaagtcaaggggtctgaatacttcctgaatgcactgtacctcaATATCAAAATTATTATAATTAAAAAATTTCTGTACTAGTAACCAACAGTTCTGCACCAGAATCGTAGGGATCTCCTCAGAAGGCTTGGGTGATTGTGAAGGGCTTGGGATTGGTGGTGGGCCTGgaccaaatggcactctattctctatatagtgcactaattttgaccaggttCTAGTcaaaaactagtgcactatattagggaatagggtgccaattgggacaaGCACTGTATTCTCTCTCAGAAATGTCATGGCCACAATGTGGGTAAGTGAAGTACATGAAAACAAATTACATTCAAGAAACATAAGTAGGTATAGCGAAATGGAAAACTGGCCATGGACTAAAGCAGCGGTTCCCAAACTAGGGGTCGTGACCCCGTAGGGGTCGCCTGATATGAAAATGGGGTCGCAGGAGAATTTCCAAAATCCTGTTATAATATTGTCTTTGTCtctcaaaatcattgtaatgTGGGTCACCTTAAAAATCGAGATGAAAATGATTAAAATCTAAAAATGTGAAATTCAACCAGAGAGCGCCCTTAGATCATTGGAAAAGGCCACACTTGACCATTGCAATTAAAATTATTCCACGGTGAATGGCTAAGCCCAGTATGCTATGAAACCATACACTATTTCAGAGACTTTGATACTACTGGCCACAATTGATATGGTGAAAACAATGTGGTGAGGCAAAGGCACATAAACTCACATCAACACCTTTGTCAGATAACTCCCCACCTTATGCTCTCCAATTGGATGCTAGCTGTGAGGGCCTAGATGCATTGACTTTTGTTCACTACATGTCGGGGGATGCTATTCTCAACTACATATTGTTCTGTCTCACGATTCACGAGCATGAAACGGCACAGGGGATGTTTAGTGTGCCCCGTGGCTATATTAACAAAAACAGATTCCATGGGATTGAATGGTGGGCTTTTGCACAGTTGGGGATCCATCTATCACGGGACGGCGGGTAGGCCTGTGCACTCTAGTTATGAATGTGTCTCCACCTGCCATATGGACGCATTGTATGACACACCCACTGAGCCATAATGGATACACCAAGAGCAACTGGCGGCAAAAGAGCTGTGCACAGAACTTGGAGATATGCAGCAGGTAACTTAGATTGTAAACTATATCGCGTAAGCCTGTTCACAAAACTATGTGGACATACGGGATCATAGCATGACAATGTTCCATTTCAcacgaggcttggtggttatcaaGGGTTAGTGTTGGAATGATTTTTAGAATTGAGAGTGGAACGGTTGTCATTcgcaatggatgtaaaaacagatcTGTGTAATGAAAAGAAGATGTGTCTCCTTGCCTATGTAACAGACATATTTGGGGAACTGAACGCAAGCATGCAGGGGAAATAGAAAAATATTATACAGATGGAAATCCATTTGACTGTGATCCTGGCGCAGTTGACATGCCGGTAAGTGAAATGACACAGCTGATTCACGGGTCACTATGGAGGAGTTTTGGGACCTAACTCAGGGAAAACTGTGCCATCTCCCTCCGGGTATTAAAACTAATGGTACGCTGATTCAGTGCTCTCGTCTGCATTAAAAACAAATATCGATCCAGGTTGAATGTGACAGGAGAGATGAGATGCACACTGTCGACCACGTCCCCTGACTTTGAGTAGCTCCGACGCGACATGCATCAAGCACACCcctctcattagtggtggtgagatgagatgagatccATTTTGTCAGACTAATTTCCAATTGACTGTCATGGCCCCACATTAAAAGTATATGAGGGTGGGTTGAGAATACAATCAGAAATACTGAAGGAATGTTTTACAATTGACCGCCATAGTAAATTTCACATGGTTGGGGTTGGGAGAATTTTCACACATCAAAATGGGGTCATGGCCAAAAATGTTTGGGAACCCCTGGATTAAAGGTTGGGATGCAGGCTAAAGGGAGCTGTGCGTGGTTAGCGTTGAGTTTTGAAAATGAATGTGTCCCATATCTCTTTGTTCCTGAAGTGTGCATTTGTTCACTATTCCCCAAATATTTAATAGCGCTGGATTGGTGTAGGCATGGGCAAAACCACATTTTTCTTAtaccagtcatttcctttcaaaATCACGAAGGGACGTGAACATGTGCACACTTCGGGAGAAAGGAGATATTGGGACACACCCATAATGTCTGTGCAGACAAGGCAAGCCTGGAAAATTCACATGGCTCACTCCTTCTTCGGCTTGGTCCTCTCACTACTACCGCCACTGTTCCACATTGTCCATGTAGTCCTCCATGGTGctgttctcctccagaccccaCCACTCTGGCAGCTGCACCTCAGCCTCAACCGCCTGTCCACCTTCCCTCTCCTGCTTCATCTCTGGGGAGGGTGGTCGTAGGTGGGTGGTGATCGCCTCCCCGGCCTGGGTCTCTGTCCACTGGGGCTTGTTGCTGGGCCACATCGCCACCGGCCATCCTATCCCCAGCCTAGTTGACCCCAGCCTCCCTCGaagcctcctcctctcctgctgcctcttctccctggcctgcctcctctcctgctgACGGGCCACCTGGAAGCGCTGGATGAACAGGTCGCGTGCGTACTCATACAGCTCCACGTCCCATTGGTTCAGCTGGCGGATCCGTTGTTGCGTCTCAGGGGCGACCTCTACACTGCTCGCCCGCGTCCCGTTGAGCTGGGTGAAGGGGGCGATGAACGCCAGGCGGAAGGTCTTCTCAAACAGATACTGGGTTTTCCTCTGGTACTCTGTCAGGCCAAAGAAGGCCATACCCCGCAGGTTCCGCTTGGCGCTCTCTAATAACACGGCCCAGCGCTCGTCCTCGCTCATGGCCGAGTCGTTGTAACAGCCCACTAGGCTGAGATCTGCCAGCATGCGGACCTGCCGGTTGTTGGCCAGGTTGTAGGGGCAGTCCATGAAATCCTTTAGAGAGCAGCCTGACCAGTCATCCCCGGGGTAGCAGCTGGGCAGCTCGGCCAGCGTGGGGGAGCGACCGTCACACACGTGCAGGGAGGCTTTCCAGGTGGCACCACGCTGCACGTGCCGCCACTCGCTCAGGTAGCGCCACACTGGGTCACGCAGGATGGTGATGTAGTAGTAGTTCCGGCTGAGAGAGAAGAGACCTAGGTCAGTTAATTTTTCT containing:
- the LOC115107361 gene encoding heparan-sulfate 6-O-sulfotransferase 2-like, producing the protein MDEKSTNQHRLYIALVMVLLFGVIVLQYVCPSSDCQLLHIGSLSSRSGGNAIGSRGEVNNIGLSGKDPYVAEDGALARFVPRFNFTTSDLSRLVDFNIKGDDVIVFLHIQKTGGTTFGRHLVRNIKLERPCECHAGQKKCTCYRPGKRETWLFSRFSTGWSCGLHADWTELTNCVPSLMNMREPPKKPTVPSRNYYYITILRDPVWRYLSEWRHVQRGATWKASLHVCDGRSPTLAELPSCYPGDDWSGCSLKDFMDCPYNLANNRQVRMLADLSLVGCYNDSAMSEDERWAVLLESAKRNLRGMAFFGLTEYQRKTQYLFEKTFRLAFIAPFTQLNGTRASSVEVAPETQQRIRQLNQWDVELYEYARDLFIQRFQVARQQERRQAREKRQQERRRLRGRLGSTRLGIGWPVAMWPSNKPQWTETQAGEAITTHLRPPSPEMKQEREGGQAVEAEVQLPEWWGLEENSTMEDYMDNVEQWR